A genomic window from Massilia sp. METH4 includes:
- a CDS encoding tryptophan halogenase family protein, whose translation MNQHIKHIVIVGGGAAGWITAGRIAAKHARPDSGVTVTLVESPSIGPIGVGEGTWPTMRSTLMKMGISETDFMRECDATFKQGAKFARWVDGSADDSYYHPLMLPQGFGQLDLVPYWQTACAGRSFSDTVCLQEQVCEHGLAPKMITTPEYASVANYAYHLDAGKFVGFLTRHCTAKLGVTHVLADVTAVKSAPNGDIAAIVTAQQGEIAGDLFIDCTGFSSLLLGRHLDVPFVDRSDVLFIDRAIAAQVPYDRPDAPIATHTISTGQAAGWIWDIGLVTRRGIGYVYSSRHTSDDEAEAALRKYIGPAGKTFATRRIPIRSGHRQLFWKNNCVAVGLAAGFLEPLEASALVLVELSADMIAEQLPASRDIVDIVARRFNDTFLYRWERIIDFLKLHYILSKRTDNAFWTDNRAPETIPDSLQDLMRLWRYRPPGNCDFTSNNEVFPAASYQYVLYGMGFRTDPEFLRPSAGEQRAAQELLAQNGAAVRKALKMLPAHRDLIAKIHAYGLPTV comes from the coding sequence ATGAACCAGCATATCAAACACATCGTCATCGTCGGCGGCGGCGCGGCCGGCTGGATCACGGCGGGGCGCATCGCGGCGAAGCATGCGCGGCCGGACAGCGGCGTCACCGTCACGCTGGTCGAATCGCCCTCCATCGGCCCGATCGGCGTGGGCGAGGGGACCTGGCCCACGATGCGCAGCACGCTGATGAAAATGGGGATTTCGGAAACGGACTTCATGCGCGAATGCGACGCGACGTTCAAGCAGGGCGCCAAATTCGCGCGCTGGGTCGACGGCAGCGCGGACGATTCCTACTACCACCCGCTGATGCTGCCGCAAGGCTTCGGCCAGCTCGACCTGGTGCCTTACTGGCAGACGGCCTGCGCCGGCCGCTCGTTTTCCGACACCGTATGCCTGCAGGAGCAGGTCTGCGAGCACGGACTGGCGCCGAAGATGATCACGACGCCCGAATACGCGTCGGTGGCCAACTACGCCTACCACCTCGATGCCGGCAAGTTCGTCGGCTTCCTGACGCGCCATTGCACGGCAAAGCTCGGGGTGACGCACGTCCTGGCCGACGTCACCGCAGTGAAGAGCGCGCCGAACGGCGATATCGCGGCGATCGTCACCGCGCAGCAGGGCGAGATTGCGGGCGACCTCTTCATCGACTGCACGGGTTTTTCGTCGCTCCTGCTGGGCAGGCACCTGGACGTGCCTTTCGTCGACCGCAGCGATGTGCTGTTCATCGACAGGGCCATTGCCGCCCAGGTGCCATACGATCGGCCGGACGCGCCGATCGCCACGCACACCATCTCGACCGGCCAGGCGGCCGGCTGGATCTGGGATATCGGCCTGGTGACCCGGCGCGGCATCGGCTATGTCTATTCCAGCCGGCACACGAGCGACGACGAGGCGGAAGCCGCGCTGCGCAAGTACATCGGGCCGGCGGGCAAGACGTTCGCCACGCGCCGCATTCCGATCCGTTCCGGCCATCGCCAGCTGTTCTGGAAAAACAATTGCGTGGCGGTGGGGCTGGCCGCCGGCTTCCTGGAACCGCTGGAAGCATCCGCCCTGGTGCTGGTGGAACTGTCGGCCGACATGATCGCCGAGCAGTTGCCGGCCAGCCGGGACATCGTGGACATCGTCGCCCGCCGCTTCAACGACACCTTCTTGTACCGCTGGGAGCGGATCATCGACTTCCTGAAGCTGCACTACATCCTCAGCAAGCGCACCGACAACGCATTCTGGACCGATAACCGGGCGCCGGAAACCATTCCCGACAGCCTTCAGGACCTGATGCGCCTGTGGCGCTACCGCCCGCCCGGCAACTGCGACTTCACCAGCAATAACGAGGTGTTCCCGGCCGCCAGCTACCAGTACGTGCTGTACGGCATGGGCTTCAGGACCGACCCGGAATTTCTTCGGCCGTCGGCCGGCGAGCAGCGCGCCGCGCAGGAACTGCTGGCGCAGAACGGCGCGGCCGTCAGGAAGGCGCTGAAAATGCTGCCGGCTCACCGCGACCTGATCGCGAAAATCCACGCGTACGGCTTGCCGACGGTCTAA